Below is a window of bacterium DNA.
AGGTGAATCGGCAGGTCCAGGTGGGATTCCAGATCGGCGAAAAACCCCTCGACGGCCGCGGCCGATTCGCCTCGGGTTCCATCCTCTTCGAGCGGCAGGCCGAGGACGACCTCGTCCACCCCCTCCTCGACGGCCGCCAGGCAGATGCGGCGCACGTCGGCCAGCGGGCTCCGGCGCTCCAAGACGCCGTGGGGCCGGGCGATTTTCCCCTCCGGATCCGACAGCGCCAGGCCGATCCGTTTCCCGCCGAAATCAATCCCCAGGCAGCGCATTCCGGCAGTATACACGAAGGACCGCCGGCGGGGAAGGGCGGTGTGTTTTGGGCTTGACGCCCGGAGGGGTAGTTGGTAAGGTTCCCTCTGCCGCAGTTAGGTGAATTTTACCAGGTCGGCCCGTCGGGGACGCCGGGAAGGTTTTAAAGATGTCCGAGGAGCTCCTCCGCGGGAAAGTCAAGTGGTTCAACGGCGCCAAGGGCTACGGCTTCGTCCAGCGGCCCGGTGCGCCCGACCTCTTCGTGCACTTCTCGGAAATCCTGGAGGAGCCCCCGGAGCTCGCCGAGGGTGAAGAGGTGGAGTTCGAGATGTTGGAGGACCCGCAGGGCAACCGGGCGGTCAAGGTGCGGCGGGTGAAGAAGGCGGAGTGAGACGGCGTGTCGGACGTTGAATTTTAGGGGCCGGACGGCCCCTTTTTTATTGTGTTTTTTATCACCTCGGGATCCCACGGCTGTTCGGAACCCGCCCGACTGTTCGCCCCGACCGCGTCCCGAATCTCTACTCCTCCTCCGGCCAATAAATGGCCTTGAGAGCTTGCAGATTTCCGGAAACTCGGGGGTAAGTCTCGATGAACGCGATCCACTCGCCGGCGGGATCGAAGAGGATGTACTCGTACTCGGTTTCGTCGGGAAGGGTCTTGGGCTCGATGACATCGGAGAAAACGCCGGTGGCGATGTCGTACTCACAGAGGAAGTGTGAGGAGGTGTCCCCCGGGCCGGTGGTGGTGCGCTGGAACACGACGCGGTTACCGAGGGGGTCCACGCTGGGCAGATTCACCTCGTCCGCCTGCACGGGGGTCAGCAGCTCGTAGCTGCCGTCGAGGTAAATGC
It encodes the following:
- the ruvX gene encoding Holliday junction resolvase RuvX encodes the protein MYTAGMRCLGIDFGGKRIGLALSDPEGKIARPHGVLERRSPLADVRRICLAAVEEGVDEVVLGLPLEEDGTRGESAAAVEGFFADLESHLDLPIHLSDERYTSRVAQDALREAGLDARSARGKVDAVAAALILQAYLDRRGRADADE
- a CDS encoding cold shock domain-containing protein; the protein is MSEELLRGKVKWFNGAKGYGFVQRPGAPDLFVHFSEILEEPPELAEGEEVEFEMLEDPQGNRAVKVRRVKKAE